In Vicia villosa cultivar HV-30 ecotype Madison, WI linkage group LG7, Vvil1.0, whole genome shotgun sequence, the DNA window TAACCATTTTCCTATTGTATCTTCTCTTAGGTATCTTTTGATTAGTATTGGCTAATTTCCCGCTCCTCAGTCTCATACAACAATGTTAAACAAaagattataatataattaaattaataaaacaaaaatgtTGGATTTGTGACTCTGAATTTAGACACGGTCCCActaggcgtgccaatttgtttatggTGGAATTTCGTAAATAATCGCTAGTCCCCCAAAATAACAGATATCTTGGTtgctcgcaggatcgactagattgatcctaggacatagtctaaATTTCGAGGTTTTGATGATTGGATTGTGTTCAACTTTGGTTTGATTTTGTGtttaatttgtaaataaatgGAATGTGTTTAAAAGCAAAATATAAAAAGTGCATAAATGATATAAAGATAGAGACTCGAAAGCAATAAAGGAATTTAATGgctttattggatcaaaatatgAAATGATAAATTGCAATGTAATTCAATTAACATAAAGGTGGTAATTCACACATACATTCTCAACACTCGTTTCTCGATTCACTTGGTACTTTGAGTATAATTGAGTTTTGTACAGATTTGAACACATTAAAATATAACGTTAAGACCTTAATTTATACTACTTTGACCCTAACGACATTTTCCTAACGTAATGTCACGCTTCCTCTTGCATGCTCTTCGACCCTCCGAGACCTCCACACGTCCCTTTTGGATAAGATAGATCATTTTGAATTCAAATCTTCTTTCGCTCGAGGCGCCAAAACGCAATTAACGTGGCTGTCGAAGCTTCCTTCTAAAATGCTCCGAAATATTATAAGTCATTTACCTCTTCGCCTTTGAAGATACTTTACTCAAACTTCGCTTCGACAGATAAAGCTCCTTTTATGTAAACGAGAATCTCGAATGGCCTTTCAAAAGTCATGTTCCATGTCTCTCTTCGAAGTATAACTTTTACAAACACATATTCTTTCGTTtgtcgaaatcttcagctaacaatacGGAAGGAACATTACATTTTTTTACAGAAATTTGATGCATAATGTGAGCAATGCAATGGATAAAGATGAATGTTTACATGAAATTCTAtcttctcttgctccctttgataTATTGCACCAAGAAGttagagttttggagtgaaaatgatattaatgatatagGTTTTTTAGGTTGTGGAagtgagtgttgaagaagaaaaccAACAATGAGGTGATCATGCTAGTTCAAACAATATTAGATAGTTTCGTAGGTAGCTCTACGAAAAATTATGGCGCTAAATCATACCGTAAATGTACCTACAGAAAAATCCTTATtctgaattaatttgatgttttCCTTACATTTACTAGTTTAAAATGTTTAACATCCGAAAAAACCGaattttgtaaaagaaaaataCTTACGTGGCTAAGAGTTTGAGTGCATTGAGATTTTTTCTTAATTTCGAGAcaaatatatttctttttatgaTGAATccgattttgttttttaattatcacCTGTTATTAAACTTGTACTAAACCGTTTTGACAGTTTTGATTCCACCCCAAAATGAAAAAGATGGAAATTAGAATCTGCAGAGAGAAATGAAGAAATCATAGTTAGAGAACCAAAAGCAAGCATGAACCCGTACGATGAACAGAGGTTAAGAGACGAAGTGATCTATCTACATTCTCTCTGGCACCAAGGCCCTCCTCAACATCCAATTCCTTCTTCATCCTCCTCACAACTACAACCTCTCCTCCATCGTCGTCCATTTGCACCCTACCACACCAGATCCCTCCCTCCTGTCACTACCACCGCCTTCAAGAAAACCAAAAACCATAacaggaagaagaagaaagaatcaaaaCCCGATTCACTAGAATGGCGCCGCCCTCAGTCATCAAACTCGCCGCAAATAGGTTGGCCCGAACCAAAACCGCGATCGGATCCTCCTCCTCTTCAACCTCAAGAGAAAGAGAGGCTCTCTGCGGTCCAAGCACAGAACAAAGCATGTttatctctcaaggaatttctgAGTGGTTCCGGTTACGGTTCCGGTGATGAAGAAGACGACAATGAAGAAGACCATGACGATGACGATGATGACAGTGATGCTAGGTTGGTAGAGTTTGAGGAGTTTTTCATTAGGGTTTTCATGGAGGATAATGAACTGCTCGAGTATTACCAAAGGTGTTTCGAGAATGGAGAGTTTTGCTGTTTGGTTTGTGGTGCTGGGAAGAAATCTGGGAAGAAGTATAAGAATTGTATTGGTCTTGTTCAACATTCCATTTCAATTTTGAGGACTGCTAATAAAAAGGCTCACAGGGCTTTTGGGCAGGCTGTGTGTAAGGTTTTGGGTTGGGATATTCATCGCCTTCCGACTATTGTCATTACTGCGGAGCCTCTTCGGTGTTCAACGGAGGTAATGTGAATGTGTAATGCTTATTTTCACTAGTTAGAATTTAAGAAAATAGTAGTGATTGAATTTATTGCCATGTGTTGGTGGCGTCTTGGTCTTGGACACCAATATGTGTCATACACTAGACCTAGGTTGTTAATCTCGGATAGCAGTGTGTAAGGCTGAATCCTAGAATGTTATATTGGAATAGCTAATAGCGGGATGACCGCTAATGTGAAGACTACATAGTAAACATAACTTTCAACAACATGCATATCCCTTTGAATTTTAAAATGAGTtgcatcaaaatcaaattataaaacTATTCAAATGACTAAACCATGTTCTAAACGTCACATCCGCATTTGTCTCATCTTGATTTTTAAGTTTGTTCATCACTTATTCAAACTCTTGTTTTTGCACCTCCAACTCCTCATCTCCATTAGATACTGTTGTAGCAAATACGAGGGATTAAAAGGAAGCTCAAacatttcttttgtttttagtatGGTGGATCTATTATCCATGCTTTGATCATTTGATTGCCATTGTCAAAATTTTAAGATGTATCAAAGGATAACCAAGAGTAGGATTAGTGTTTGAGAACCTAGGCGCGTATATTGTTATATCGATGCTGATTTCATAGCATCTTCTTGTGATAGGAAATCCACCGTAGGATGATGTTCTTTATATAGGAAATCCTTGTTTCATGGATAGGTAAGAAACAAAATTTGGTTGTAAGGTCAAGTGATGAACATAATATTAAGCTTTGGTTCTCACAACATGTGAATAAGGTTTTAAATAACGACTGCGGTCAAGTTCGTGGTCACGTTAAGGATTACGCAATTTCGTCTGTTACGGATGGTTTGTTCCTTAACAGGCCTGTTTGGATTGACTATTTTAAACTTATCTACTACTAGTATAAGCACTTGTGGCACATTTTgtagaacttatgaaaacaacttatgataTATTCTTAAGCTATTTTCAGCTTATGTTATTTCAACAAGTTCTCTAGGATtgcttatgaaaacaacttatggtTTATTCAATAACTGTTAGACTTTATTTTATCATGTACTGAAATAGCTTATAAGAAGCGCTTATGCTATAAGCTACTAATTAAGTTGTTTATTCAAACAGAGTCAAAGTTTAATTATCAATTTATTTTTGAGAAAATTGTTTCTAAAGATGTTACAAGATTtgttcaccaaagctctttgggGACCAATGATTTATGATATCCTTTACAAGACTACTTTTGATTTCTGCACTAAAACTTGAAGGGGAGTTGGAATTAGAAAATAATTTATGTCCAGTTTTCCTTGTAGCATTAGAATATATTGTATCATATGACTGGTTGCATTCTTAGATTAATTATTTCTTAGAAAATAATGCTTGTTTTTGTTTCTCTTGTAAATTGGTTCCAtcctttttataaatatttttctgcCGAGCGTGTCATTTACTGGAGCATATTCATAAAATCCTCTCCGTTGTTCTCTCAAGCGATGATAAAGTTGGAATATGGCTGTTGAAAATAAATTGGTTGAAAATTTAACTTCATAGTTTATTACATTTGTTTGTATATATAGTCTTGCAATTTAAACCACTATATAGTTGGTGTTCATATATTTAATCACACTCCACCATTGATTTTTCAATCAACTTTTAGCCTCTTAAATTACATTATCCTGTCAGATGCGCTCTCTCATTTTACAAGAGCTAAATTCACGTACTACTTAGTCTCCAAAGGGAGTTAGTATGTTGTGTCACTTGACAACTTCAAACATCAGTTTATACGGACGAATACTATTTGGGACAAAAGTAAAACAATTAACTTGCTTGAGTGACAAATGATTTTGGTTTGCTAAAAAAGTTGGAAACATTGCAGGGTAAGAAAAGTGTTGCTGCTGATGATGATGGAAAGGATGGTTCCAGCCAAAAAGAAGATATAGCTGTGTCTTTGGAGCATGTTGCGGACTCTGTTGAGGAGCATGTAAAAGAGACTGATCAGAGTATTGGTGATGTTAGttgttttaaagtctggtttttaCCTTTTTAGTCatgtgaaaaagaaaagatagAAGTTGACTAGTAGTGCTATAACTGTTTGAACAGTTTGACTTGGTTGTAATCTCTGTTTTGGCTTTGTTTATAGTGTTCTTCCAAGGAAGGTGATGCAAAAGGGGTGGATATTGCTATGGAAAATGGAGAAGGAGGAACCAAATTTGAGGTGAGAGAATATtatcttaaataaaaaacaatgctTTGATGTTGTTGGATAATGGCatttttagaataaataaattcatTCCTTTTGAGGCAATCTGATGTCTTAACTTGTATCTTAAAATAGTTGAAGCTCACAATTGTTTCAATATGTAGGGTGATATTAAGGAGAAAGTTGTGTCTGCGCATGATGATGAACCAGTTGAGGATGATGAACGAGGAGTTGATCAGAGTAATAGCGAGGTTATCAAATTATAATATCAGGTTTGCCTTTCTGGAAAAAGGAGAAAACAAAATAGCTGGATGAAGAAACTGTTGGCTATTAGTGATATCTGATTAACTTGTATCACAAGTAACAAAAATATTGTGGATTTCTTCTTCCCATTTAAAAATGAATGCAGCTAACCACTTCACTTGTATACGTATTTGGATTCTAAGAGAGAAGAAAGAAGCCACGTGAACGGCAAGGAATATACTACTATTCTTATTAGCCAAGTTGATAGTTCCAATTTCCAACATAATAGAAGGATTAACACCTTATTCTGAAGTTTGTTTCTTCAATCAATGAGAGACAGTTTCTCATCACATTTGATGATGATTTGGTGTCATTTTGAGTATGTAATATGATTGTTGTTGGAGGAAGTCGTAGGTATGATGATTTGTATGATGATACCATATTAAAGGTgagaaaaaataattgaaattttggGATAAATCTTTCACGTCTTCAAATGAGATTGCGAGGCATTAGGAACTAATAGAAAAGGGACCAGAATTCATAAGAAGCCACTGCGTAAATTAGATATGAGTAACATTGTGTAATGTTATACCTTTTTCTTTATTGCTCCAAGTTTTGTTCCTGTACTGAATTCGTAAATGCTAATTTTTTTTACTACAAATGAGAAAACTTTAGGGGGTACTCATCCCACCGGTGCTTTAACACCACAATGAAAAGTCACAACAGCCCTTGCGATTCGAAGACACATTTGGATGCATCATTTTTATATAATCCTCAGCGTAAATCGATGATACccttattttgttaaaaaaatagttattttagCTAGTGCTTCCGTTTCgatccacttggtgaagtaattgACGGCTATTATCAAGTAATTGTTTTGATTAGAATCGGTAACGAAGGGACCGGGGAGGTCCATACCCCGCCAAGCAAACGGCCAAGACAATGATAGGGATTTGAGTTCGTTCGGAGGAGCAAGATGCATATCCCCGAAACCTTGGCATTTATCACATTTCCTCACGTGTTCTTTAGAATCTTGTTGCATGGTGGGCCAATAGTACCCTGCTCGTAAAGCTTTTCAACCGAGTGATCTTCCTCATAGGTGCTGGGCGTTTCTCCTCTCATGTATTTCTCGCAGGACGTGAGGAATTTTACTTTTCTCAATACATTTGAGGAGGGGAATAGAGAACCCCCTTCGATACAGCTGGCCTCCGACCAGCACGTAAGAGCAGACTCTTCTTCTGACGACGGCGACTTCCTTAGGGTCGTCCGACAGTAGCTCGTTTGCTAAGTAGTTGTATACCAGGGTCATCCAACAGGTGGTGTCCCCGATTGCATTTACATCTAAGGCTATGGTCAGTTCCTCAATACTGGGTAAGGGTAAGACTTCCTGGATAACGAATTTGCTTCCGCCTTTCTTCCTGGTGCTTGCCAGTTTTGATAGAACGTCCACTCGGGTGTTATGCTCCCGGCGGATGTGTCTTACTTTGGCCGACCTGAAACGGACTATCCTTTTTCAGACCAGGGCCAGATATTCTGCGAGGATATCATTTTTGACTTGATACTCCCCATATACTTGTGATGCGACCAGTTGAGAGTCTGTAAATATTTCGATCTCCTCAGCACCGATATCCTCGGCTAGTCGTAACCCAGCGAGGAGAGCCTCGTATTCTGCTTGGTTGTTTGAAGTGGGGAAGGATAGGGAAAGAGATACTTTTATTAACGTCCCTTCTCCACTTTCTAGGATTATGCCCGCGCCACTACCCGTCGAACTGGATGCTCCGTCCACGTGGATGACCCATTTCCGGGCATTGCTCGTTGATGATTCGGTGAAAGTCAATTCGGCCACAAATTTTGATAGGGCTTGTGCCTGTTAAAATTACGTAAGAAAAATATATTGCAGAATTTGAATGCTGGTTTATTGAGTTGAAATGCAGTTAAATACAAGTGTAAGTAACTGATAACCTAGAAAATAAAGGAACCACTAATTCCACTAAATCCACGTTTAACAAGTCTTAATAACATGGATCCTCCTAAAGAATAGGTAAAAATAACAAACTTAATTTATTAAGGAAACAGGCTACTAGAAACTTAACACCCTCCCTTAAACTGaatcatatatataatatattaatcagTTTAAAACTAAACTTGAACAAACTCTAAGTAATCCACGTAGCTTTGCAAATGCTTCCAGCTTTAAAGACTTGGTCATGATATCAGCCACTTGGTCTTCACTTCGACAATACACTAAATCTATAGTTCTATCAGTAACAAGatcatgaagaaaatgatacCGTACATCAATGTGTTTACTTCTCCCATGTAAAACCGGATTTTTAGATAGCTTGATAGTTGAACTATTGTCACAGTGAATTACAGTTGGCCTGTCTTGATGAAAGTGTAACTCCTCAAGAATTCTTCTTAGCCAAATTGCTTGGCATGCTGAAGTTGCTGCAGCTATGAACTCCGCTTCGGTTGTGGACAAAGTAACAACTTGTTGCTTCTTTGATGCCCATGATACAGCTGCTGATCCCACCATAAACACATGACCTGATGTACTTCGCATGTCGTCCAAATCACCCGCATAGTCGCTGTCGGTGAAACCAGTCAAAACAGATTCTCCATTTTTCTTGTAGAATATACCAAAATCTGTTGTTCCTTCCAAGTAACGGAACACCCTTTTTGCAGCTTTAAGATGCAGCTCTGTTGGTCTTTCCATATACCTACTAATCACACACACAGCATACATGATATCGGGCCTAGTGGCTGTCAAGTACCTTAAGCTTCCAACAATTTGTTTGAAGTAAGTACTGTCAACCCTCTCTCCATCATGATCACTTGAGAGCTTCAAACCAGGTTCGGTTGGAGTTCCAACTGGGTTACAATTCTCCATCTGAAACCGTTCCAAAATCTCTTGAGCGTATTTCTTTTGCCCAATAAACAAACCAGCACCTGTTTGCACTACTTCTATACCGAGAAAATATTTCATCTTTCCTAAATCAGTCATGTCAAAATCAGCCATCATAGAACTCTTAAAATTAGTAAACATAGTTTCATCATTACCCGTGAAAATAAGATCATCAACATATAAGCAAACTATCAATATTTTACCTCTTTCACCTGACTTGATGAATAGAGTATGCTCATATGGACATTTGTTGAAACCTGTCTTCTCAAAGTGGTCATCTATACAACTATACCAGGCTTGAGGTGCCTGCTTCAGACCATATAAGGCCTTCCTCAATTTGTAAACCTTATGTTCATTACCTTTTACCACATAACCAGGAGGCTGCTCAATGTAGACTTGCTCAAGTAGTTCACCATTCAGGAAGGCGGATTTTACATCAAGTTGAAATATAGGCCATGAATTTTGTGCTGCTAAAGAAACCACCAATCGAATTGTATCTTGTCTTGCTACAGGAGCAAAAACTTCCTCATAATCAATTAACGTTTGTTGTTTCTCGGTGCTGCACCAATCCCATGTATTTTCTTCATCAAAGAGAACATCTCGACTTATGATTATTTTCTCGGTAAAGGGATTATATAACCTGTACGCCTTGGACTCTTCACTAACACCAATAAAAACACATTTCACACTTTTATCATCAAGCTTTATTCTCTTCTCGTTCGGAACATGGGCATACGCTATACACCCAAAAATTCTAAAGTGGTCCACCGAAGGCCTGACATTGCTCCAAGCTTCTTGAGGTGTGATGTTTTTCACAGCAAGGGTAGGACTTCGGTTGAGTATGTGAACGCTCCAATTGACCGCTTCTGCCCAGAAAGTCTTAGGAATACCCCTTTTCACCATCATGCTTCGCACCATGTTCATAATCGTCCGATTCTTTCTTTcagccacaccattttgttgtggtgtgtaTGCAACAGTAAGCTGCCTCCGTATTCCATGCGACTCACAAAAACTTGTAAATTCATGTGAGTTAAATTCACCGCCACGATCTGTACGAAGGGTCTGAATGCACTTGCCAGATCTTTTTCAACTCGAGCCTTAAAGCTTTTAAAAACAGTAAAGGCTTCagatttctcctataaaaaataaACCCATATTTTtcgactataatcatcaatgaAGGTAATGAAGTACCTTTTGTTTCCATTCGAGGTTGGATTGATTGGTCCACAAATGTCAGAATGTAACAATTGTAGAATTTTTCCAGCTCTCCATGCTTTTGCTTGTGGAAAAGAATCACAATGTTGTTTACCGATAATACAATCTTCACACATTTCTATGGAATTGTTGATATTGGGCAGTCCTTCCACCATGTTCTTCTCATATAGGGTCTTCAAACCATTGAAACTCAAATGACCATAACGTAGATGCCACAACCATGTTGGATCTTGCACTTTTGTGGAGAAGCACTTCTGGACACTATGCTGAATGTGTAGAGGGAACATACGATTGGATGTCATTTCTGCTTCAGCTATTAGACCCTTCTCAGGATGATGAATTTGACACTTGCTTTgttggatgatgatgatgtaacCTTTTTCTTGTAGTTGTCCCATACTAATGAGATTACTTTTCAAATCAGGGACATAAAACACACTAGAAATTGTATGGATAACATTGTTTTTACCATGGAATTTAATATCCCCTTTTCCCATGACAGAAATGCAGGAATTGTTACCAAGCTTCACAGTTTCTCTAAATCTTTCATCCAAATCATAAAACCAATATTTGTTTCCACACATGTGATTGCTGCACCCGGAGTCTAAATACCAAGTATTACCTAGTAAATTATTCTTGTCACTGTAAGCCATCAAGAGCAATTCTTCTTCAGTTTCAGAAAAATGTACCTTGGTTTCCTTCTCTTTGGCAGGGCATTCATATTGATAATGGCCATGCCTGTGACAATGATAGCACTCCACCCTTGCCTTGTCAAATTGTGCTTCATGATTGTAAAATTGACGTCCTCCACCTCTGCTTCTTCCTCGAAATCCCCCTCGTCCTCTTCCCGAAGAAATGGTTCCTTCATGAGCAGTGACTCTCAAGGCTTGCTCCTCCACGACATAGCTAACCATCCTTTGCTCATGAACTAATAGTGAGCTTTGCAATTCATCAATCGAAAGACTATCGATGTCATTCGATTCTTCAATGGAACACACCACATAATCAAATTTGCGTGTCATTGAGCGAAGGATTTTCTCAATAACCGCAACCTCTTCCAATTTGTCTCCGTTAATGCGCATCTTGTTTGCAATTGACAGTGTTCTTGAAAAATAATCGTTGACAGACTCGCCTTCCTTCATGTGAAGAATTTCGAACTCTTTGCGAAGAGCTTGGAGTTGTGCACGTTTTACCCGTGCAGTGCCTTGATACTTCTTCTTCATTGCATCCCATATATCTTTAGCAGTGTCCTTCTTTAGGATGGTCTCCAGCACAGCACGATCGATTGCTTGAAACAAATAATACTTCGCCTTCAAATCCTTTAATCTCTGATCATCTAACCTCTTTCTTTGTGCTTCTGTCAAAGCCGATTCATTTTCTGGTGCGGTGATGCCAGTTTCCACAAGAGTCCAATACTCTTTGGAtttcaagaaattttccatcaACATACTCCAATGATCATAGTGACCATCGAAGCGTGGAATAGCAGGTTGCACAAAGTTGTTGTTTTCAGACGCCATTAAAGCAACTCTTGCTGCGGCAAGAATGAAAGCTGCGGCTTTTTCAACTCAGGCCCCAGTAGGGAGCTCTGGTACCACAATGTCAAAATTACGTAAGAAAAATATATTGCAGAATTTGAATGCTGGTTTATTGAGTTGAAATGCAGTTAAATACAAGTGTAAGTAATTGATAACCTAGAAAATAAAGGAACCACTAATTCCATTAAATCCACGTTTAACAAGTCTTCATAACATGGATCCTCCTAAAGAATAGGTAAAAATAACAAACTTAATTTATTAAGGAAACAGACTACTAGAAACTTAATAGTGCCTTCAGTGCTTTTCTTCCTTCATATCTTATTTCGAATTCAGATAGTTCTAGTGACCAGCGGAGCATTCGTCCGGCCATATCTGGACGCCCGAGCAGCTGTTTTGTGGGCAGTTCAGTTCGTACTACGATGGTATGTGCTAGAAAATAATGTCTTAGtcttatttttacattgattagGACCAGCACAACCGTTTCTATCTATTGGTATCTGAGCTCGGGGCCTCGAGGTGCATTGCTAGTAAAGTATATAGGCTTCTCCCCCTCTTAGGTTTCTCGGATGAGGGCCGCGTTGATGGCCTCCGCTGCCACGGCTAGGTATAACTACAAAACTTCACCGGTGTTTGGTCGGGACAGGACAAGTGGTCGTGATAGGACTTGTCTGAGGTGGACGAGGGCTTGGTCGCACTCATCCGTCCATTTAAACGTGGCCTCCTTTCGCAAAAGTTTGAATAGAGGGAGAGTGTGCTGGGCCGATTTGGCTACAAACCGGGGTAATGATGTGAGCATTCCGTTCAACGATTGGATGGATTTCTTTGAGTTCGGCTTAAGAAATTCTAAAAAAGCCCTACATTTGTTCGGACTGACTTCTATTCCCCGCTCGGTCacatagaaaccgaggaattgcCTACTCGGACACCGAACGTCCATTTTTCGAGGTTAAATCTCGTTTTACATTTCCTGACCTGCTCGAAGACCTTTTTAAGGTGTAGAGCGTGATCGGTTTCCTCTTGgaatttgacgatcatgtcgtccatgtacaCTTTGAGCATGTCTCTGATTTCTCCTCGGAATACTTTATTCATCATTCGTTGGTAGGTTGCTCCATCGTTTTTTAGACCAAAGCGCATTACATTGTAGTAATAGTTGTCCGAGTCTGTCATGAAAGCTGTGTATTTTTTATCAACTTTAGCCATATGGATTTTATTATATCCCGAATACACGTCCATAAACGGTAGTAATTTAAAACCGGCAGAGTTATCTACTAGTTTATCTATGCTCGGGAGAGGGTATGCGTCTTTAGGGAAAGTCCTATTAAGATCGGTGTAACcaatgcacatgcgccattttccattattattttttaccaaTACAACATTGGACAGCCAAGTAGTATACTTGGCTTCCGAAATAAATTTGGCCTCTAAGAGGTCTTTAACAGCTAATTCGGCCGCAACCGTTTTCTCAAGGGACTGCTTCCTCCTTCTCTGGGCAACGGCCTTGCATGCTATATCAATTGTCAAGTGGTGGCATGCGATCTCGGGGTCGAGGTCGGGCATCTATGCGGCACTCCGTGCGAATAGGTCAGCATTCTCTCGTAGGCATGCATTTAGCTGCTTTCTAGCCAAGTCGGGCAGGTCGGTTTCGATCTTGACCCCTTTGCTCGGGTCTTCTCCGAGTGGTACGAGCTCAAAGTCACCATCTAGGATAGGACGCAATGGGTCCTCAGTCTTGTTCGTCGAGGATTTCTTCACCCCACTCTTTCTTCGGCTTCCCTGCAAAAACGGCTGTCCAGATCGATGATGTCTATGCGTGGTAGTGGCTTGGGCACCTCGAAGCTGGTGGGATGTAGTAGCTTTGCATGCTGCCGAGGAGCAACTTTGATGGAGTTGAAGCCTTTGGCGGATGCTTCAAAACACCTTCGAGCTGCCTCGATGTCTCCATGTAAAGTAGCGACTTGTCCTTTGACCGTGTAGTATTTCATCTTGAGGTGGACAGTGGAAGGCACATCTATTAGTTCGGCTAAGGTTAGTCGTCCGAAGATGCACGAGTATATGGACGGACAGTCGATGACCAGAACCTAGACCTTTATGGCCCTGGTCGTTTTAGCCGCTCCGAACGACACAATCAACTCTACGAAACCCCATGGTTTAGTGACAGTGTCGTTGAACCCTTGTAAATCTGATCCTACATACGGGGTGAGATGGCTCTCATCCAATTGTAGAGTGGTGAACAATTGGGAATACATGATGTCGAAGGAACTGCCCTGATCGACCAAGATGTGTCGGACATTGAAGTTGGCCATCCTGGCACGAATGAGAAATGGAATAGTGAATTGGGGGCACCATCGGGGAGCTCTTCTTTGTAAAATGCAATGGGTGCGGAACTTCCTTTGGTTAGGTCGAGCGTAGCTGTCTTGCCCGAGCTGGCCAATATGAGCTCTTCGAATTTGCGTTTTATCGAGCCCACCGTGAGTTTGTTGAAAGCTCCTCCAGATATAACCATTATGGACGGGAATGATTCCCATGGGCTATGGGAGGAAAATAACGTAGAGGTGCTGGCCCAATCGGGAATGTAGAAGTTTTCTGGTCGGGTGACGCTCATAGCGACCTATAGGGCAGCTGTATCCTCAACGGGGGGTTTTCCTCGGCTACCGTCTTTGTTTCCTAGGGTGTCTCTTTCTTTTTAGCGTATTGTTTGAGGTACCTCTCCTTTTGTGGAATCTACAATATTTTGAATTATCCACGTTGGGCCGAGCAGGCAGTTGCTTTGGGAAACGGACCCTGGCTGTCTGGAACTCGGAATTCGCGCATTCGGTCAAGATACGTTCCCAAGATGCGTTCAGAGGGATATATTCTCGAAATTTCCCGGATGG includes these proteins:
- the LOC131620416 gene encoding uncharacterized protein LOC131620416; translation: MNPYDEQRLRDEVIYLHSLWHQGPPQHPIPSSSSSQLQPLLHRRPFAPYHTRSLPPVTTTAFKKTKNHNRKKKKESKPDSLEWRRPQSSNSPQIGWPEPKPRSDPPPLQPQEKERLSAVQAQNKACLSLKEFLSGSGYGSGDEEDDNEEDHDDDDDDSDARLVEFEEFFIRVFMEDNELLEYYQRCFENGEFCCLVCGAGKKSGKKYKNCIGLVQHSISILRTANKKAHRAFGQAVCKVLGWDIHRLPTIVITAEPLRCSTEGKKSVAADDDGKDGSSQKEDIAVSLEHVADSVEEHVKETDQSIGDCSSKEGDAKGVDIAMENGEGGTKFEGDIKEKVVSAHDDEPVEDDERGVDQSNSEVIKL